ACGAGCCGCGGGCGCGGCTCGTCAGGAGGCTGAGCGACCTGGCCAACGCCGCCATCCACAGAATCGCAGGGCACGGAGACCCCGCCCACACGGGCACCGCGTACAAGGTCTTCCTGCTCACGACCGGGGCCGAGACGACGGAGAATGCGATCAAGCTGGCGCGCACCTATGGCCGCAAGGTCGGCGGGCCGCGCAAGATCGGCCTCGTGTCGTTCGAGAGGGCCTTCCACGGCCGCACGCTGGGCGCCCAGCAGATCGGCGGCATCCCGGCCCTCAAGGACTGGATCGGCAATCTCGACCCCGATTTCCACCAGGTGCCCTTCCCCGATGGCTTCCGCACGACAGACGTGAGCTTCGACCTGTTCCTCAGGACGTTGGAGCGCAAGGGCGTGGGCCCCGAACGCATCGCGGGGGTGATCACCGAGACGTATCAGGGCGGCGGCGCCGACTTCGCGCCGCTCGATTACATGCAGGCCCTGGCCGCCTGGTGCCGCCGGCACGACATCCTGCTGATCCTCGACGAGGTGCAGGCTGCCTTCGGGCGCACGGGCACCTTCTGGGGCTTCGAGCACTATGGCGTGGCGCCCGACCTCATCTGCTGCGGCAAGGGCATCACCAGCAGCCTGCCGCTCGGCTGCGTGATCGGGCGCGACGACGTGATGAGCCTCTACGGCCCCGGCGAGATGACGAGCACCCACTCGGGCAACCCCGTGTGCTGCGCCGCGGCGCTGGCGAGCCTCGACCTCATCGAGCGCGAGGCCCTGGTCGAGAACGCCCGCAGGGTCGGCGAACTGCTCCACGTGGAACTCGGCCGTCTCAAAGCCCGGTTCCCCAGGCACATCGGCGCCGTGCACGGCAAGGGCCTGGTGGCCGGCGTCCTGCTCGTGAAGCCGGGCACGAAGGACCCCGACGGGGACCTGGCCTTCGAGGTCGTGCGCCGCTCGGTCGAGAAGGGCCTGCTCTTCTTCTCGCCCGTCGGTTTCGGCGGAGCGACGGTGAAGGTGTCGCCGCCCCTGTGCATCACGGCCGAGGCCGTGCGCGAGGGGGCCGCGGTGCTGGGCGAGGCGATGGCCGAGGCAGTTGACTCAAAGGAGTGAGGCGGCAATGGCGGATGCGCTGGCGCCCTTGCACGTGGTCGTGGTCGGCGGCGGCATGATCACGCAGGAGGTCATCCTGCCCACGCTCTTCCAGGAGCGGCGCCGCGGGCGCATCGCGCACGTCGCCCTGGCCAGCCGCCGGGCCGCCACCGTGCGCGCGTGCCAGGAGATGTTCCCCGGCGAGCCCCTCGCGGGCTTCCCCGACCCCGCGACGACCGACGCCGAGGCGAGCCGCCCCGAAGCCTACCTCGACGCGCTCGACGCCCTCCCCGAGGGCGGCCTGGTCATCGTAGCCACCCCCGACCACCTGCACACCGAGGTGGTGCTGGCCGCCATCGAGCGCGGCCTGCACTGCATCGTGCAGAAGCCGCTGTGCCTCAAGGTGGCCGAGGCCCGCGCCATCGGCGAGGCTGCCCGCGAGAAGGGCGTCTACGTGCTCACCGACTACCACAAGCGCCACGACCGCGCCATCCGCGCGGCCCGCACCCGCTTCCGCAGCGGCGAGCTGGGCGAGATGCTCTGCGGCCACGCCTGGATCGAGGAGCGCCGCGAAATGCCCCTCAAGTGGTTCGCCCGCTGGTGCGACCAGAGCTCGCCCTTCGAATACATCGGAGTCCACTACGCTGACGCCTACTACTTCATCACGGGCCTCCTCCCCAAGCGCCTGATCGCCTTCGCCCAGAGCAAGTTCCTGCCCACGGTCGGCAAGGACGCCTTCGACGCCGTGCAGGCCGTGATCGAGTGGCGCGACGGCTCGGTGCTTTACGTGCAGACCTCGTGGGTGCTGCCCGACGGCGAGACGGCGCTCACCCGCCAGGGCCTCCAGCTCACGGGCACCCAGGGCGAGTACTGGGCCGATCACAAGGACCGCAACCTCTACTTCTGCACCCAGGCGCGCGGCTTCGAGCACTTCAACCCCAACTTCTTCAAGGGCTACACCGACCCCGACGACCCGAGCCGCATCGAGTGGGTGGGCTATGGCTACGACAGCATCCTCCAGGGGATCGTGGACGTGCAGCGCCTCGCCGCCCAGACGCGCGGGCTGGATGCCTCGCACGCGCTGCGCCGGCGCCGCGAGTTGCTCGCCGGGCTCGAGCCCGTGCGGGCCTTGCCGGCCCAGGCCCTCGTCGGCACGGCCGTCAACGAGGCCGTGCGCCTCTCGATCGCCAACGACAGCCACTACGTGGGCTTCGGGGACGATCTGGCGCCCGAGCCCCAGTGAGGCCACTGCCGATTGAGCCGCAGCCGCAAACCTAGTACAATCCCACCGAGGTGAAACATGGCCGGAAAGAAACCCGCACGCGGATTCGAAACCCTCCAGCTTCACGGCGGCCAGAAGCCCGACCCGGCCACCGGCTCGCGCACCGTGCCCATCTACCAGACCACGTCGTACTGCTTCCGCGACACGGCGCACGCGGCCCGGCTCTTCGCCCTCGAGGAGCCCGGCTACATCTACACCCGCATCATGAACCCCACCACCGAGGTCCTCGAGAACCGCGTGGCGCTGTTGGAGGGCGGCGCCGGCGCCCTCGCCTTCGCCAGCGGCCAGGCCGCCTGCACGGCCGGCATCCTCAACATCGCCTACGCAGGGGCCGAGGTGGTCGCCGCCGCCAACCTCTACGGCGGCACCGTGACCCTTCTCGACAGCACGCTCCAACACTACGGCGTCCGCACCGTCTTCGTGGACCCCGCCGACCCCGACAACTTCCGCCGGGCCATCACCGACCGCACGCGCCTCCTCTTCGTCGAGACCATCGGCAACCCGGGGCTCGACGTGCCCGACCTCCGCGCCCTCGCCGACGTGGCCCACGACGCCGGCATCCCGCTGATGGTGGACAACACGTTCGCCTCGCCCTACCTGTGCCGCCCGTTCGAGCACGGGGCCGACCTGGTGATGCACTCGCTCACCAAGTACATCGGCGGCCACGGCAACTCCATCGGCGGCCTCCTGGTAGACAGCGGCCGCTTCGACTGGGCGGCGAGCGGCAAGTTCCCCATGCTCACGGAGCCCGACCCCAGCTATCACGGCCTGAGCTACACCAGGGCATTCGGCCCCGCCGCCTTCATCGCCAAGGCGCGTGTCAACATGCTTCGCGACCTGGGCGCCTGCCTGAGCCCCTTCAACGCC
The DNA window shown above is from Planctomycetota bacterium and carries:
- a CDS encoding aspartate aminotransferase family protein, with protein sequence MAGKLYSLEPNAVPRVETRYRRIVTPIPVPESLPILRTLLDCEPVSMQGQPPVVWDRAEGFQVFDRWGNVWLDWSSGVLVTNAGHGRREIRDAIAAQAQHGLLHSYCFANEPRARLVRRLSDLANAAIHRIAGHGDPAHTGTAYKVFLLTTGAETTENAIKLARTYGRKVGGPRKIGLVSFERAFHGRTLGAQQIGGIPALKDWIGNLDPDFHQVPFPDGFRTTDVSFDLFLRTLERKGVGPERIAGVITETYQGGGADFAPLDYMQALAAWCRRHDILLILDEVQAAFGRTGTFWGFEHYGVAPDLICCGKGITSSLPLGCVIGRDDVMSLYGPGEMTSTHSGNPVCCAAALASLDLIEREALVENARRVGELLHVELGRLKARFPRHIGAVHGKGLVAGVLLVKPGTKDPDGDLAFEVVRRSVEKGLLFFSPVGFGGATVKVSPPLCITAEAVREGAAVLGEAMAEAVDSKE
- a CDS encoding Gfo/Idh/MocA family oxidoreductase, translating into MADALAPLHVVVVGGGMITQEVILPTLFQERRRGRIAHVALASRRAATVRACQEMFPGEPLAGFPDPATTDAEASRPEAYLDALDALPEGGLVIVATPDHLHTEVVLAAIERGLHCIVQKPLCLKVAEARAIGEAAREKGVYVLTDYHKRHDRAIRAARTRFRSGELGEMLCGHAWIEERREMPLKWFARWCDQSSPFEYIGVHYADAYYFITGLLPKRLIAFAQSKFLPTVGKDAFDAVQAVIEWRDGSVLYVQTSWVLPDGETALTRQGLQLTGTQGEYWADHKDRNLYFCTQARGFEHFNPNFFKGYTDPDDPSRIEWVGYGYDSILQGIVDVQRLAAQTRGLDASHALRRRRELLAGLEPVRALPAQALVGTAVNEAVRLSIANDSHYVGFGDDLAPEPQ
- a CDS encoding O-acetylhomoserine aminocarboxypropyltransferase/cysteine synthase — its product is MAGKKPARGFETLQLHGGQKPDPATGSRTVPIYQTTSYCFRDTAHAARLFALEEPGYIYTRIMNPTTEVLENRVALLEGGAGALAFASGQAACTAGILNIAYAGAEVVAAANLYGGTVTLLDSTLQHYGVRTVFVDPADPDNFRRAITDRTRLLFVETIGNPGLDVPDLRALADVAHDAGIPLMVDNTFASPYLCRPFEHGADLVMHSLTKYIGGHGNSIGGLLVDSGRFDWAASGKFPMLTEPDPSYHGLSYTRAFGPAAFIAKARVNMLRDLGACLSPFNAFLILQGIETLSLRMERHSANALRVARWLEGHPNVTWVRYPGLRSHPSHRLARRYLPRGCGGMMGFGIRGGLEAGKRFINAVELCSHLANVGDAKTLVIHPASTTHSQLSPDQQLACGVTPDFIRLSVGIETADDIIADLDQALKASRKSKAESQESHRE